DNA from Deltaproteobacteria bacterium:
CGGTTCAGATCGTGGGAGACGGCGCCCTCAGAAGCGCGCTTCAAGAGCAAATCGGAGGCAGCGGCATGGAAGGGCGGGTGGTGCTGCGGGGGAGTCTTTCCGACCAGGAGCTGCAGGCCCTCCTGGCCACCTGCGATCTCTTTTGCCTTCCTTCAGTGGAAAGAACCGAGGCATTCGGCATCGTGTTGCTGGAGGCCATGCAATATGGGAAGGCCCTGGTGGTGAGCGACATCCCCGGGTCCGGGGCAGGCTGGGTGGTTCGGAAAGGGTCATGCGGGTTCCTGACGCCGCCGGGAGATGCGGGCGCCCTGGCAAATCGCTTTGAACGTCTGATCCTTCAGCCGGACCTATGCGAAAAATTGGGAAGCAAAGGCAGAGAAAGCCTCGAGCGTCTGTTTCATATTCGATCCGTGGCAAGGCAGATCAAGGAGGTGTATGGGGAATTGGCGAATTGAGGGATTGAGGTATTGAGGGATTGAAGAATTGAGGAATTGAGGGGAGTTGGTATCTGTGAAATCCGCCCCATGAAATGCCCTTTTGTCTTCTATTTCATCGGGGTAATCCGGGGAGGGGACGAATCCGTACGGGTTGTGTGGTCAGGATTCGGGTTGTCCCTGGTGCGCAGGTCGTCCACCAATTTGTTGAGCACGGCCACCTGCTGGAGGAGTTCCTTTATGCGGACGTCGTTCTGAGAGGTCAATATAAACAGGTACAGATTTTGGATCAGGAGGACTCCCACGGCTATGGCAAAGAGGAGGGCCGGCGGATAAGTAATTCCCGTTACCCAGGCGATCCTGTCTATGATTACCGGAAAAAGGCCCAGTACCACGACACTGATTCCGATGGCGAACCAGGCCAGGGCATACTTTTCCTGAAGCTTCCCACGACGAACCAGCATGAATATAATCAAGAAGATGATGGCGCCGATAATGGTGGTGGTGATTTTGTAGGGGATCACGGCCTTCGCACCAATATAAAGGTTAATGTAATACACATGTAGCTGATCACGCTGGTGAGGGTAGGAAAAACCTTTGATTTTTCACTCACCCTGGCCGTCATGGGGGTCGGCACTTCGATCATCTTGAGCCCCATTTTCTGGGCCATGAAGAGGACCCCCAGATCCTGATAGTGGAGACTCATAAACGGGCCGCAGATCAATTGGGTCATGGCCGACCGGCTATAGCCCCTGAGACCGGAGGTAAAATCCTGGATTTGAAGGCCTGCCAATCGGTTGAGGACCTTCCAACAGAGTTTTTTGGGGAGGGTGCCCCGATCGCTATCCTTTCCGACCACCACATCATATCCCGCTTCCAGATATGGCGCCATCTTGAGCGCCCCCTCGGGGAGGTGCTGGCCGTCCCCGTCAAATGTGATGACGCCGTCGTAGCCCTTTTTGAGGGCGTATCGAAACCCTGCCTGGATGGCGCCCCAATGGCCCATGTTAAAGGGAACGCTGAGATATTCAAACCCGTCCCTCTTCAGGCAGCTCAGGAAGGCCTTGTCGTCGCTTCCGTCATCCACCACCAGGATGTCGGAGAAATGCCGCCTGAGACCTTTGAGAACCGGGAGAAGGTGGGGCCATTCATTATATACCGGGACCAAGACTAATATTTGCATGATAGGTTGAACTTCTCATAACCCCATTCCGATTTATTTTTTAGCAAAATGGTGTCATTTTTATGAATAGCTGTCAACAAAAAGAAATGAATTCTACTTTTAAAGTGTGGAACGGCAAGGCTCACGGTCGAATAAAGAGGGGTGAGTCCCCACAGGTGTCTTATTTTTCCTTGCTTATTGCAGGGCCGTATGTTTTGGTTAGGCTGTGGCGGGGGGCCGCTTCTTGTTCAAGGTCACCTGACGAGGCCCAAAATTAGCGCCATCAGCCCAAAAGTTCTCGTAATGTTCCGAGGTGGTGGTGTAAATTCCACACCGTCATTCCGGCGAAAGCCGAAATCCGGCCGTAGAGAGTGATACTCCCACATGAAAAACCATGGAATAATAAATGCGCTTTCAAGGCAGTGGGTTTCATTGGGCCTTATTGCGCTCATCGGCGCACTCATATACAGCAATATCTACCGGGCGCCGTTTGTCTTTGATGACGGGCATCAGATTGTAGAAAACGTAAAGATCAGAGATTTGGGTCGATGTCTTTCGCCAACGCAGTTATTTTCCCAGAGACCTGTTGCCGAATTAACGTTTGCCCTCAATTACCGATTTGGTGGACTGGATGTTTTCGGGTACCACCTCGTCAATGTCTTAATTCATATCCTCAACGGATTCCTTGTCTATTTTCTGGTCTTGATTATCTTCGAACGGCTGTTGATCCTCCCTGTTCAGCCTCGCGGACATTCCAACGGCCGTCGGAATATGGAACCCGGGAACATGGGGGCCGTAACGTCTGAGGGATTTGTCAGCGGTTTTCAATCGACAATTGACCGTCCATCACCGATCATCCGCATGATGTCCCTCTTTGCAGCACTGATTTTCATCGCCCACCCCGTGCAGACCCAGGCCGTCACCTATATTATTCAGAGACATGCTTCTTTGGCGGCGGCCTTCTATCTTCTGTCGATATTCTTCTACCTGAGAGCCAGGATTTTGCAGCAGGGAGGACGGGGTTCAGGGTCAAGGGGGGGGGACAGGGGTCAGTGGTCAGGAGGGGGGCAAGCGCATGTTGGGAAGAAGGCTTTCAGCTTCCGGCTTTCAGCGTATTTTGCCTTAGCCTTCCTCTGCGGAATCCTGGCTTTTCTGAGCAAACAGAACGCCGCGAGTCTTCCGGGGGCTGTCCTTCTCGTGGAATATCTCCTGTTTGACAGGACCTGGCAGGGATGGAAGAGAAAATTGCGCTGGCTTATTCCGATGATTGTGCTGATGGGGATATTCATTCTTTATGTCTCAGGCATCTTCAGGGGGGGGGTTCGGTTCGGCAGTCTGTTGGAAGATGTCTCGGGAATATTGCAGGCGCCGGGAACGCGTGTGGACCGGTGGGTGTACTTCTGCACGCAGCTCAATGTCATTGGCATCTATATTCGGTTATTGTTCCTGCCGGTGGGTCAGAACCTGGATTACATGTACCCGTTCAAGGCGGGATTTTTTGATGGGTTCACGCCGGCGGCCTTTCTGCTGCTCGTTGCACTGGCGGGCATTGGCGTATGGCAGATAAAGAGGCGGCCTGTAATCAGCTTCGGCATCTTCTGGTTCTTCATTACCCTTTCAATAGAATCCAGCTTCTTTCCCATCAAAGATGCCCTGTTCGAACATCGGCTCTATCTGCCGATGTTCGGATTTGCCATGGTTATCGCGTATATTCTGTTTTGGCTGTTGGCTGTTCATCGATGCTGGCTTTTTGCGGTTTCTGCGGTCATTATTCTGTCGCTCGGAACGGCCACATATCTGAGAAATCAGGTCTGGCAGAATGCCATATCGCTGTGGTCAGACTCTGTCGATAAAAATCCGAAAAACTACAGGGCGCAGATTAATCTCGGCTATGCCTTAAGGCGGGAAGGGAGGCTTGAGGAAGCGGTTTCACACTATCGCGAGGCCATAGCTATAATGCCCAATTTCGTACCTGCCCACAACAATATCGGTGTGGCATTGGCACAGCAGGGAAAGCTGGAAGATGCTTTTTTCCATTTCTCGGAAGCGCTTCGAATCAAGCCGGGCGATTCCGAGACCCTGACGAACTTTGGCCAGGCCCGTATGCAGGAGGGAAAGATTGAAGAGGCTGTCTTGTATTTTCACCGTGCGTTGAAATCATCGCCCACCAATGCTAAGGCGCATAACAATCTGGGAATTGCCATGGCACGGCAGGGAAAGCTGAAAGATGCTGCAGCGCATTTCTCAAAGGCGCTGAGGACTGAACCTTACAATGCCAGAATACACCGCAATATGGGGCTGGTGTTCATGCTGCAGGGTGATCTCAAGGGTGCTGCGCGTCATTTTTCAGAGGCCGTACGAATAGACCCCGAATATGCAGAGGCGCACTGCAAACTCGCGATCATTCTGATGCGTCAGGGCGATGTGAATGGCGGTATCAGGCATTTTTCCAAGGCACTGGACATTCAACCCGATCTGAAGGAAGCACGCCAGGGATTGAGCCAGGCGTTACAGTTCCAGAAGCTAAAAAAACCCCAGTATCGGTAACCAGATGTATTCACGGTTGGCGGAAATGTTAGGTTACCTGGATACAAGCGTAAAGAGGTCTTGAAATGGATGATTATAAGGCGGGGTTTGCCATAACCCTGGCGGAAACAGGGGCCCTTTTTTTCGACAAGGACCTTGTTCTGAAAGATGGCCGGC
Protein-coding regions in this window:
- a CDS encoding tetratricopeptide repeat protein — encoded protein: MKNHGIINALSRQWVSLGLIALIGALIYSNIYRAPFVFDDGHQIVENVKIRDLGRCLSPTQLFSQRPVAELTFALNYRFGGLDVFGYHLVNVLIHILNGFLVYFLVLIIFERLLILPVQPRGHSNGRRNMEPGNMGAVTSEGFVSGFQSTIDRPSPIIRMMSLFAALIFIAHPVQTQAVTYIIQRHASLAAAFYLLSIFFYLRARILQQGGRGSGSRGGDRGQWSGGGQAHVGKKAFSFRLSAYFALAFLCGILAFLSKQNAASLPGAVLLVEYLLFDRTWQGWKRKLRWLIPMIVLMGIFILYVSGIFRGGVRFGSLLEDVSGILQAPGTRVDRWVYFCTQLNVIGIYIRLLFLPVGQNLDYMYPFKAGFFDGFTPAAFLLLVALAGIGVWQIKRRPVISFGIFWFFITLSIESSFFPIKDALFEHRLYLPMFGFAMVIAYILFWLLAVHRCWLFAVSAVIILSLGTATYLRNQVWQNAISLWSDSVDKNPKNYRAQINLGYALRREGRLEEAVSHYREAIAIMPNFVPAHNNIGVALAQQGKLEDAFFHFSEALRIKPGDSETLTNFGQARMQEGKIEEAVLYFHRALKSSPTNAKAHNNLGIAMARQGKLKDAAAHFSKALRTEPYNARIHRNMGLVFMLQGDLKGAARHFSEAVRIDPEYAEAHCKLAIILMRQGDVNGGIRHFSKALDIQPDLKEARQGLSQALQFQKLKKPQYR
- a CDS encoding DUF2304 domain-containing protein produces the protein MIPYKITTTIIGAIIFLIIFMLVRRGKLQEKYALAWFAIGISVVVLGLFPVIIDRIAWVTGITYPPALLFAIAVGVLLIQNLYLFILTSQNDVRIKELLQQVAVLNKLVDDLRTRDNPNPDHTTRTDSSPPRITPMK
- a CDS encoding glycosyltransferase family 2 protein encodes the protein MQILVLVPVYNEWPHLLPVLKGLRRHFSDILVVDDGSDDKAFLSCLKRDGFEYLSVPFNMGHWGAIQAGFRYALKKGYDGVITFDGDGQHLPEGALKMAPYLEAGYDVVVGKDSDRGTLPKKLCWKVLNRLAGLQIQDFTSGLRGYSRSAMTQLICGPFMSLHYQDLGVLFMAQKMGLKMIEVPTPMTARVSEKSKVFPTLTSVISYMCITLTFILVRRP